A region from the Acyrthosiphon pisum isolate AL4f chromosome A1, pea_aphid_22Mar2018_4r6ur, whole genome shotgun sequence genome encodes:
- the LOC115033505 gene encoding 52 kDa repressor of the inhibitor of the protein kinase-like codes for MRCNIPLNTPEQYYRASIFIPYLDKFITELEERFNVHRSILSGFDSLFRENGPIEDIIILSNKYIEYLQNDGSQNQIIEAEYKLWQRKLMQTTEKPNNALEAMAMCNQSIYPNIFKLIQILVTLPVSSATNERTFSNLKTYLRNSMSEGRLNGLAMLSINKNYSIKPEEVIEELARKKRRLPFLL; via the exons ATGAG ATGCAATATACCATTAAATACTCCGGAACAATATTATCGAGCATCAATTTTTATTCCTTATCTTGACAAATTTATTACAGAGTTAGAAGAAAGGTTCAATGTTCATCGATCGATTTTATCAGGTTTCGATTCTCTATTTAGGGAAAATGGTCCCATTGaagatattataattctttcaaataaatatattgaatatttgcaGAATGATGGAtctcaaaatcaaattattgaagcAGAATACAAATTATGGCAGAGAAAACTCATGCAAACAACAGAGAAACCAAATAATGCTCTAGAGGCTATGGCTATGTGTAACCAGTCAATTTATCCAaacatatttaaacttattcaaATCTTAGTCACGCTACCTGTTTCCTCTGCAACAAATGaaagaacattttcaaatttaaaaacgtatCTAAGGAATTCCATGTCAGAG ggAAGATTGAACGGTTTAGCGatgttatcaataaataaaaactactcAATAAAACCGGAAGAGGTTATTGAAGAACTGGCGAGAAAAAAAAGACGtttaccttttttattataa